From the genome of bacterium HR11:
AAGCCACGGTCGAAGGGCGGTCTGCTGACCGATCAGGCCCCGTCCCCACCACCACCGCCATGTCGGATTCCACCACGTGGGGCCGTCGTTTCGAATTTGGGTCGGCGCCGGTCGGGTCGTCATCGGTCCCTTACACGTTTAGCAGAGTCGTTCGGTTCGTGAAAACCCGCATGGATTCAGCCTTATCGGCTCATAGCTCATGGCTCATAGTCCCATGAGCCATCACCTATGAGCCATGAGCCGATAGGGGCTATGAACCATCCATCACCCCGGCTCGTCCCTCCGTCCCTTCAGAAAATCGTCCGCCCCGAAGGGTCGGAAAGGCTGAATCCATAGGGGTTTTCACGGGCCGAACGGCCCTGCTATGAACTATTCAGGCGCAATCCGTCGGAGCAGGGCCCGCAGGTATACCTGCAAGGCGGGCCCCACGTCCGGGTGCTGGAGGCCCAGCTCGATGTTCGCTTGGAGGAATCCCAGCTTGCTCCCCGTGTCGTAGCGGCGGCCCCGGATCTCGACGGCATACAGGGGGCGGCCATCCTGGACCCACGCCTGGAGGGCATCCGTAAGCTGAATCTCGCCTCGGGTGTCCGGGGGTGTCGCCTCGATATAACGGAAGATGTCGTGGTGTAAGACGTACCGACCGATGATGGCCAGTCGAGAGGGGGCCGCCTCGGGCGAGGGCTTTTCCACCAGGCCCCGGACCCGATAGATGCCCCCATGAACCGGCACGCCGTCGATCACTCCATAGGCCGAGACTTCGGACTCGGGGACCGGCTGGACGCCGATGACAGGCGCCTGGGCCTCCTGACTCCAGGCGATCAGGGGTTGAATGGCTGGTACGTCCGCCACGATCAGGTCGTCGCCTAACAAGACGGCAAAGGGTTCGTCGTCGTCTACGAAGGGCGCCGCACAGAGGACGGCATGCCCAAGGCCCTGGGGAACTTTTTGCCGCACGTAGGCGACGTGGACCATATTCGAGGTATCCCGCACGACCTGGAGCTTTTCCAGCTCCTGCCGTTCCTCCAGGATGCGCTCGAGCTCGAGACTCACGTCAAAGTGATTCTCGATGGCCTCCTTACCCCGTCCCGTGATGAACACGATGTCCGTCAAACCCGCCGCCAGGGCTTCCTCGACGATATACTGGATCACGGGCTTATCGACGACCGGAAGCATCTCCTTAGGAAGCGCCTTCGTCGCCGGTAAAAAGCGGGTACCGAGCCCTGCGACCGGAAAGATGGCTTTTCGAACTCGATGAAAGGCTTTCATTCCTGATCCCCCTCGAGACCATCATAAACCGGCGGGTGGGGAGATACAAGGCAGTCCCCGGCGAGAGGACCACGGACCGCAGTCACGGGGCGCTCTCGATTTCCCGTTCCCGGGCCGCCACCTTCGCCTGGGGCCGCTTGCCGAACAGCCAGGCGACCAGGACGCTCACGAAGTAGAGGCCCACCAGGGGAACGGCCAGAACGGTCTGGGTGATCATATCTCCGCTGGGCGTGACCACGGCGGCGACCACGAAGCTGGCCACGACGGCGACCCGCCAGAACTTCCACAGCGACCGAGCCGAGACGATCCCCAGCCGTGCCAGTAAAAGCGTGAAGACGGGCATTTCAAAGGTCAGGGCGACGCCCAGGATGAGGTGTAAGAAGAACGATAGATAGCTGGTCGTCGTGATCAGGAGGTGAAAGTCCTGGCTGACGTCGATCAGGAACCGACACGTCAGGGGCATGAGGACCCGATACCCAAAGTAGCCGCCGGCCAAGAAGCAGACCGTACTGAAGGCGATCAGGCCCAGGAGGGCCCGCTTCTCGTGGGCATACAGCCCCGGGGCCACGAAGCGCCACACCTGCCAGAGGACCCAGGGAGACGCCAGGAAGATGCCCCCAAAGAAGGAAAGTTTTACGTAAAAGATGAAGGCCTCCGTCAAGCTCAAGACGGTCAGGCCCTCGCCTGGCGGCAGGTAGGGCCGGAGGGGCCGGAGGAGCTCGACCAGGAGCCACCGGCGGAGGAACCAGGCGACGACCATCCCGACGAAGATCCCCGCCAGACTGTTCAGAAAACACCGCCGCAAGTCGGCTAAATGTTGCAAGAGGGGGAGTGGCTTATCGACGTCCTTGGGGGTCATCTTCCGTCCCTTCGGGTCCGGACTCGTGCGTCGTCTCGAGGCCAGCCCCTTCCCCGGGAGGCGTGGGCGACATCTCGGCCGGGTCGGGTCGGGCCACTTCGGTCGCCTCCGGCGTCTCGGACGCCGTGTCGGTCAAGCCCAGATCTTCTTCAAGACCCGTCCGGGCCAACTCCTCCCGGACGACGGCCTGGGCCCGCTCAGCCGCTTGCCGGATTTCGGCCATGGTCCGACCGACCTGCCGGAGGAGCTCCGGGAGCTTATCCGGCCCAAATAAGAGCAGGATGACGAGGGCGATCAGGACCATCTCGCCGAATCCCAGGTTCCCGAACATGACCGAGGCTCGCGCGCCGGATTCCGCCTATATTTTGGTATCCGCCCCCTCCGATGTCGACCGTCCGGGATGCGGGACACGGGTCTTGTATCCCTGGGGGTTTGGACAAGCGATCTCATCAATCCGACCATCGACCATCGACCGTAGACCACAGACCATGGACCATAGACCCCCTGGGCCCAAGCCGGTCTATGGTCTGTGGTCTATGGTCGATGGTCGGATTGATGAGACGGGTTCGAGTCTGCGGTCCCTTTCCCTAAGACCCGACATCCGGGACCTGAGACCCGTATCTTGCATCCTGCATCCCGCATCTTGCATCCTTATCAGAGCCGTTCGGTTGGGAGAAATGCGGTTCCCAGCCGGGAAAACGATGGCCCGGCGATCTCGATGTTTCAAGCTTGTGAAGGATGACACCGCCATGACGGGCGGTGTTCAGAGGGGATCGACCCGGCCAGGACGGGCGGTGCATGCGGAGGACGCCCGTAGGACGGCGGGCTTTCTATGGAAGGCACCGGCATGACGGCCGGTGTTCCGAGGATAGACGCCCGTCTCTCGACCTGCCGACCTGCCCACCTGCCTATCTGCCCATCTGCCAAATGCCCATCGGCCGACCTGCCGACTGTCCATCTGCCAAATGCTTGAAACATCGTGCTTTCGTGGAGGTGCCCTTTCCGCTTCCCATCGCACTTCCTACCAACCGAACGGCTCTGTTATCTGACTTTCCGCGTCGTGGACACGGATGAACGTTCACTTCTTGCTGTTAGGTGACATCATCGGACGGCCCGGCCGGCGCATCGTACGCTCCCAGTTGGAGCGTATCCGGCGGGAGCGGCCCGTGGACCTGGTCGTCGCCAACGTAGAGAATGCGGCCCACGGGTTTGGCATCACGCCGGAGATCGCCCAGGAGCTCCGGGGTTACGGTATCCACGTGATGACTTCGGGCAATCACATCTATGATAAAAAGGAGATCATCCCGGTCCTGGACGACATGGCGGACCTCCTGCGGCCGGCGAACTATCCGGCGGGGACGCCGGGCCGGGGCTGGGGCCTGTACGAGACGACCGGCGGCGTCCGGGTCGCCGTCGTCAACCTCCAGGGCCGGGTCCTGATGCCCTGGGTCCCCTGTCCCTTTGACTGGGTCGACCAGCACCTGGCGGCCATCCGACGGGAGACCCCTCTTATCGTCGTCGACATGCACGCCGAGGCGACCTCTGAAAAGAACGCCATGGGCTGGTACCTCAACGGGAAGGTCACTGTCGTATTCGGGACCCATACGCACATCCCGACGGCCGACGCCCGCATCCTGACAGGGGGGCACACGGCTTACGTGACCGACGTGGGGATGAACGGGCCCTACGATTCGGTCATCGGGATGGACGTCCAGATGGCCATCCAGAAGCTCCGCACGACGTTTCCCAAGCACTTAGAGGTCGCCGGCGGGCCCTGCCAGTTCGCCGCCCTCTACGTCGTGGCCGACGCCGACACGGGCCGGGCCCTGGCGGTCGAGCACATCCTCTTTCGAGAACCCCACGGAGGCGGGTCATGACGGAACCCATCCGGATCGGCATCATCGGCGGAAGCGGCCTCTACCGGATGAAGGACCTGGAGGTCCAGGGCGAGTACACGGTCTCGACGCCCTTCGGCGAGCCCTCGGGCCCCTACGTCATCGGGCGCCTGGGGCCGCATGCCGTGGCCTTCTTGCCCCGCCACGGCGTCGGCCACGTCAAGCTCCCGACCGAGATCAACTTCCGGGCCAACATCTACGGGTTTAAGGTCCTTGGCGTCGAATGGCTCATCTCGGTCAGCGCCGTCGGGAGCATGAAGGAGGCCATCCGGCCGGGCATGATGGTCATCCCCGACCAGTTCTTCGACCGGACGCGTCTGCGGGAACGGACGTTCTTCGGCGAGGGCCTCGTCGCCCACGTCAGCTTCGCCCATCCCGTCTGTCCCGAGCTGAGCCTGGCCCTCTACACGGCGGCCCAGCAGGTCGGCGTCGAGACCCAGTTCGGGGGGACCTACCTGTGCATCGAGGGCCCCCAGTTCAGTACGAAAGCTGAATCCGAGACCTACCGGGCGTGGAACGTGGACGTCATCGGGATGACGAACCTGCCGGAGGCTTGGCTTGCCCGGGAGGCCGAGATCTGTTACGCCACCATCGCCATGGCGACCGACTACGACTGCTGGTACGAGCACGCCGAGCCCGTGACGGCCGAGATGGTCATCCGGGTCCTCCAGGAAAACCTGGAAAAGGCCCAGCGCATCATCCGAAAGGTCATGGACTTCCTACCCCTCCAACGCCAGTGTCCGTGTCCCTCGGCCCTGAAGGATGCCTTTATCACGGACCCCCAGTGCGTCCCCCGGGCGACCCTCGAGAAACTCTGGCCCATCGTCGGAAAGTACTTCGGCCACCGGGGATCATAGGAGGCGGCCGATGAAGCTCTATAGCTTCCAGCTCTCCTTCCGGATGGACGCCGAAGCGTCGGCGGACATCACGACCCAGGTCCAGGACCAGGTCCGGGCCTCGGGCATCCGCGAGGGCTTCGTCGTCCTGTTCGCGCAAGGCTCGACCTGCGCCCTGAGCACGATGGAATTCGAGCCCGGCCTTCGGAAGGACATCTTCGACGCGATGGAGCGGATCGCCCCCTCCGATATCGACTACGCCCATCACCGGACCTGGAACGACGGCAACGGCCGGAGCCACGTCCGGGCGACCGTCGTGGGTCCTTCCCTGACCGTCCCCATCACGAAAGGCCGGCTGGACCTGGGGACATGGCAACAGATCGTCCTCTTCAATTTTGATATCCATCCCCGGGAGCGGGTCGTCATCGGCAAGGTCTTCGGCGAACCCTGAAGGACCACGAATGGGGAATGGCGAATGGGCAAGGGGTATGGGATGCGGGCTCCAGGCCCCGCTCGCCAGAGTGGGGTCGGCGGGGTAAGGGGGACAGGATTGCAGATTGCGAATTGCGGATTGCGAAATGCGAATTGGACGTTACGATTCCAGGGCACCCGGAGCGCTCATCCTGTATCTTCCGATATCCGACTCTAAAGACCCGATACACCGATTCTGGGTTCGCAATCCGCAATTCCCGAGCCCATCCCGCATCCTGCATCCGAAACCCTCTGTCGTAGAATCACCCGTGCAGACGGTCTTTACCGTCGGTCATTCGAACCGGTCGTTGGAGGATTTCATCCAGCTCCTGACGGCTCACGGTGTCGAATTCCTGGCGGACGTCCGGACGGCCCCCCGGTCCCGACGGAATCCTCAGTTCAACAAGGATACCTTGCCGGACGCCCTGGCGCCGTGCGGCATCACGTATCGACACTTTCCCGAACTCGGCGGGTGGCGGACGCCCCGGCCCGACTCGCCCCATCGGGGCCTGACGAGCCCCGGCTTTCGGGGCTACGCCGACTACATGGAGACCCCCGAGTTCGACCGGGCCGTCCGGGTGATCATCGAGCTGGCCGAGCGTTACCGGCTGGCTTACATGTGCGCCGAGGCTCTGCCTTGGCGATGCCATCGGTGGCTTCTGTCGGACGCCCTGACCGTCCGGGGCCTGCGGGTCGAGCACATCCTGACGCCGACCCGCCGTCAGGCCCATCGGCTCACGCCCGGCGTGCAAGTCCAAGGGATTACGCTGATCTATGCAGGATAAGGTCCCGAAGCCGCCGGGTCTGGGGTCCGTTCGCGACCCTTGGAACCCGCCGGGGGCCTGGATATGATTGGAGCGGCTTAGGGTTGACTTTGGAGGACACGGATGGGGGTGCCCCTATGTCGGTATGGGGTCCTCGTGGGACTTGGGCTCCTGGTCGGTGCGGCTTGTCCCGTCGGACGTACGCCGATCCGGGACATCCTGGACCACCCGCGGACCTACCATGGGAGGAAGGTCACCATCGCCGGTGAGGTCACCCAGGGCGTGAACCTGTGGGTCGTCCGGTACTTCATCGTGCGGGACGCCACCGGTGAGATCCCGGTCGTCACCCAGGGAGCGGTCCCCCGGGTAGGCGAGCGGGTCCGCGTGACGGGCGTCGTGAACCAGGCCTTTGTCCTGGGCGACCGGAGCCTCGTCGTCCTCATCGAGACCGACGAGTAGGTCGGTAGGTCTCGGGGGCCCGGGTCCCAGGAGGGGAAACCCGGGACCTTATCAGAGCCGTTGAGCTCGTAAGAATGACGGCCGGACCATCTCGCCGATGGACTCATGGCGGATGACTCACATCGGCCCATGGTTCATAGCTGAGGGCTCATAGCCCATGAGCTAACACCCATGGGCCATGAGCCAATCAGGGCTATGACCCATGCGCCGACTCGGGTGAACCGATGAACTCGAAGGTGGCTCCGACGTCCGAACCCTGGCAGGTCCGCCTGGCGCGGTATTCCTTTAAGAAGCGGGAGAAGCTGGCCATCCT
Proteins encoded in this window:
- the tatAd gene encoding Sec-independent protein translocase protein TatAd, with the translated sequence MFGNLGFGEMVLIALVILLLFGPDKLPELLRQVGRTMAEIRQAAERAQAVVREELARTGLEEDLGLTDTASETPEATEVARPDPAEMSPTPPGEGAGLETTHESGPEGTEDDPQGRR
- the mtnP gene encoding S-methyl-5'-thioadenosine phosphorylase; its protein translation is MTEPIRIGIIGGSGLYRMKDLEVQGEYTVSTPFGEPSGPYVIGRLGPHAVAFLPRHGVGHVKLPTEINFRANIYGFKVLGVEWLISVSAVGSMKEAIRPGMMVIPDQFFDRTRLRERTFFGEGLVAHVSFAHPVCPELSLALYTAAQQVGVETQFGGTYLCIEGPQFSTKAESETYRAWNVDVIGMTNLPEAWLAREAEICYATIAMATDYDCWYEHAEPVTAEMVIRVLQENLEKAQRIIRKVMDFLPLQRQCPCPSALKDAFITDPQCVPRATLEKLWPIVGKYFGHRGS
- the gtaB gene encoding UTP--glucose-1-phosphate uridylyltransferase, which codes for MKAFHRVRKAIFPVAGLGTRFLPATKALPKEMLPVVDKPVIQYIVEEALAAGLTDIVFITGRGKEAIENHFDVSLELERILEERQELEKLQVVRDTSNMVHVAYVRQKVPQGLGHAVLCAAPFVDDDEPFAVLLGDDLIVADVPAIQPLIAWSQEAQAPVIGVQPVPESEVSAYGVIDGVPVHGGIYRVRGLVEKPSPEAAPSRLAIIGRYVLHHDIFRYIEATPPDTRGEIQLTDALQAWVQDGRPLYAVEIRGRRYDTGSKLGFLQANIELGLQHPDVGPALQVYLRALLRRIAPE
- the tatC gene encoding Sec-independent protein translocase protein TatC, which translates into the protein MTPKDVDKPLPLLQHLADLRRCFLNSLAGIFVGMVVAWFLRRWLLVELLRPLRPYLPPGEGLTVLSLTEAFIFYVKLSFFGGIFLASPWVLWQVWRFVAPGLYAHEKRALLGLIAFSTVCFLAGGYFGYRVLMPLTCRFLIDVSQDFHLLITTTSYLSFFLHLILGVALTFEMPVFTLLLARLGIVSARSLWKFWRVAVVASFVVAAVVTPSGDMITQTVLAVPLVGLYFVSVLVAWLFGKRPQAKVAAREREIESAP